CTGTCATAAAAACTACTATCAAACAAGCCTGTTCAGTCATCAGAACGGTAGTTATAATGTCCTAAGCTGTCTTTGTCACCACAGCGGTGAGGCTAAGCATTTTCTCATACAAGCCTGTGACTTTCTGTTTCGCACAATAAATCATTACCccttaagcacattaatctggtGACTTGACTCTTTCAAGCAGCGACCTTCATTTGCCTTGAACCTGGGAGTGTAACTAAGGGTACAAACACGCGTACTGATTTTGCTGCCATGTTTTATTCACAAACAAATTGACAGGTTGATCACATTCTAAACAAATTCCTGCCAACTCTGTCTGCAAAAGAGAGGGGTTACATAGGCAATATGTACACCTGGGAGTGCCAAGACTGGTTCCGATCAATTAAATAGCATTTGTGACCCAGATGTGGACACCTTACCTTTTTACACAGAACCATCTGATGGTCGAACAGGAAGAAGACCCTGGTCTGACTCCGCCCATATGGCTGGTAGATCCATGACATCTCCCCAGTGTAGACCAGCTCTGTACTCCTGTCTAGAATATCATCCCCCTGCACAGAGAAATACAAGATGGTCAGATCTTTAAACAGGATCAATAACACAGTCTGTGATACATAGTCAACAAAACGGAATCCTTTTATGCTTATGACATTAGAAAAGTGACTGATAAGATACTGACTGGTAAGACAGGCTTCCTCTGGTAAGACAGGCTTCCACTTCCTCAAATACATAGATGGTGACAAAGTAGAACTCTGGTgggtttgattttttttttacttgacatAATTACAGTACCTCAGTGATTGTGCAACTCTGGAAAAACTCTTCAACTAGGTCAGAGTGGCCTGATAACGCTAGCTCTCTCACATCAAATACAGGCTCGAGCCTAGCAACACAGATCCTTCCACTTCCTCTTCTCACTCCTGATTAACTTCATCCCGATGAAACGGAGTGCTTCAAAAATGCACCGCATCTGACAGTCTGTTTTCTTATTTCATCAAAAGAGTACATACTCCAAAAGGAgcaattgatacattttccttTGGAAGAAACAACTTCTTGCCTCTAAACCTTCATAGAAGGTCTACGTGACAGCTTATCAAAATATTTGCATTGTAAAATACATTATGTTTCAAACTCTGACCAAAACAAACTAGTAGTAATGGAGTGAGTTGACAGAGCAAAACCATTAACTAAAAACAGCTTGTTGTTTGTTTGTCCCACAGTACTCGTTAGTTCCTCAGCCATGTCACCCTGTCTCAGTCCTACCTCCCAGTCCAGCACAGACGCCTGCCACTGTGCTATCTTGTCAATGTTTTCCAGGCGACGCTTCCTCTCGTTAATCTGCTGAGTGACGTTCCGCATGACAGCCAGCGCTGCAGCGACGTAACGGTAGTCACTACGAGAGGGGAGGAGACACAATGTTATAGTGGGGGTGACTAAGAAGGAGGAATAGGTCAACAAAAGAACTGTAGATAGTCAGGCATGCATACCGTGCCACATCTCTATCCCAGCTTCACTGCACAAAACAACAATACTTTAAGTTTAGCATCCACGTCTAGGATCCTCACATATTAATGAAAGATCCTCAAGTCTCATACTGGCCAATTAGCATGAGAGCAAAAAATACCAATCATTCCAGCAGGATCTTTATCAGTAGAAACAATGCTTCATCATGACACAGAGGTGAATGTAAATATTTGATGTGACATTGAGACTAAGGGACAGGTACCTGTGCTCCTGGACAGTGTACTTGAGCAGCTCTGCCAGCTGCAGAGGGTACTTGCAGATCTTCTGGACGGGCGTGAGCAGGAAGCCATCAATGGCGATGTCAATCATCTGCTGCACCAGGCGACACGCCTCGAAGAAATGCTGATAGCGGCCATCCTTCATCAGCCGAGAGAGCTCCATGCAGGCATCCACGTGGTTGTTGCAGTACTCTGAGTAGATCCAAAAGCCATCTTGCTGCAACAGATAAACATGTACACAGTATGTTTGAAATCCTGAAATGAGCGGAATTTCTTTTTTGGAGTTAACAAAATATCGAGGGTGCACTACTGCCTTAAGTTACCATTGAAATGAATAACCAAAGGGAACTCTGAAATGCCCCGTCATCAAGGTTCTCAGATGTATGAAAAATGATGAGAATCCAATGGACATGTAGATATGATACACAAGGTTTATGCAAACCTATCGAgggattacatttaaaaaacactTGAAATCCTGAGAGATACAAAAATGCTTACATGCTCTAGGAAGCAGGGACCTATTTCACTGAGATGAGGTTCTTCTGTATTGTACTGCTTCTCCAGGTCTCTGACAAAGCCCATTTGAAACCTGTAGATATCTTCAATGTTCCCAAATATGACCCTCAACTGGTCATCATTGAACATGTCTCTTCTTTTTTTACATTGCCGGAAGTAACCCTGAGGCAACAAAGAAAAACAAATGGTTTTGATCCAATATTATGCATGTCAAAGGATAGTATTTCACTGATGTTGCATGGCATCTCAGATTATTTTTTCTTTACTGCAGGGTGTCATGTAAAAATCTTCCCAGCATGAAATAGTTCCCAATCGTTCTGATAGTGTTGTGATTGTAACGTCATGTAAAATTTCTCCCAACATGAAAATATTCCCAGTTCAATAATTGCACAGGCgtctctttatgtggatggcgGAGCTAGGGGGATGTTTCTTTCTCACCCTCCCATAGCGCCCAAGTCTTCACACTGGCAACATATCTCTCCTCACATCAACCCTCAGCACTTAGACACGTGAGTCCGGGTGTATATATGCCAACCTCACGCCTCAACAAGCTTCTGATTGGTTAGTGTCAATACTCCTGACCACCATTGAATGGCAGATGTGTGAAGCAAATGCACGTTCTCACAGAACAGTTTTTCGAGGTCATGACAGGGTGAGAGAAACATCCGCACGAGCTCAGCCATTCACATAAAGATCTGCGCGTGCAATTATTGAACTGGGAACTATTTCACACTGGGAATATTTGTACATGACACAgggcattcaaacagttttgtctgagtttaaaaaaGGCGTCAGTGCCAATGACTGAATCATAATCATTGTTTATTCACTGTTTAATTTCCCATCGAATTTATTTTTCTAACCCCATTTTCCCCAGATTAGATCTAGAGGGAAACAAAGGCAGGGAAGATGGCTACAGCTCTATAAGCAAGAGTCTCAGTTATGTAACTCATCCCCTCTGTGGGAGCTCATTTCTCCAATAACATTTCAAGTCATTCATGAAAAATCATATAGTTTCACACTTATTAAGGGACCCATCACGCTTCA
The DNA window shown above is from Salmo salar chromosome ssa13, Ssal_v3.1, whole genome shotgun sequence and carries:
- the LOC106567797 gene encoding rho guanine nucleotide exchange factor 9 isoform X4 produces the protein MFNDDQLRVIFGNIEDIYRFQMGFVRDLEKQYNTEEPHLSEIGPCFLEHQDGFWIYSEYCNNHVDACMELSRLMKDGRYQHFFEACRLVQQMIDIAIDGFLLTPVQKICKYPLQLAELLKYTVQEHSDYRYVAAALAVMRNVTQQINERKRRLENIDKIAQWQASVLDWEGDDILDRSTELVYTGEMSWIYQPYGRSQTRVFFLFDHQMVLCKKDLIRRDILYYKGRMDMDRYNLVDAVDGRDDDFNVSVKNAFKLSNKDSDEIHIFLAKKLEEKLRWLKAFHEERKMVQEDEKIGFEISEYQKRQAAMTVRRMTKQKGHRSVPPGYPPPMDPMNPGQYLVGDGMEQSEFEFPEPERCKSPFWQSFSRLTPFRK